A region of Sulfuricella denitrificans skB26 DNA encodes the following proteins:
- the nifJ gene encoding pyruvate:ferredoxin (flavodoxin) oxidoreductase, with protein sequence MSQARMVTLDGNEAAAYIAHLTNEVIAIYPITPSSPMGEYADAWSAEGVKNLWGTVPEVIEMQSEGGAAGAIHGALQTGSLATTFTSSQGLLLMIPNMYKIAGELTPFVMHVAARSLAAQGLSIFGDHSDVMSVRATGFAFLASNSVQEAMDMALIAQAATLESRVPILHFFDGFRTSHEVAKVEQVPVEVVRAMIDDKLVFAHRARALSPDHPAIRGTAQNPDVYFQARETVNLFYDRMPEIVQRTMDKFAGLTGRQYHLYEYVGAPDAERVMLLMGSGAEAAEETVDHLNVHGEKVGMVKVRLYRPFAADELLKVIPVTAKHIAVLDRTKEPGADGEPLYKDVVTAIAESCGHSVCHFPAMPRVVGGRYGLSSKEFTPGMIKGVFDELKKDQPKNHFTIGIIDDVTHTSLDWDADFRTDAGHGVNRCVFYGLGADGTVGANKNTIKILGEETDLYGQGYFVYDSKKAGAATISHLRFSPKVIHSPYLIGNNEANFVGCHQPVFLERYDMLSSAAEGAVFLLNSPEPADKVWNTLTHTMQQQIIDKKLEFYVIDAYAIAKATGMGNRINTIMQTCFFAISGVLPRDLAIEKIKHAAEKSYSKKGMEVVEANWKAIDETIANLHQVEVPAQATSTHKMPETVPAFAPEFVKKITAEIMAGYGDRLPVSALPNDGTWPTGTSQWDKRNLAQEIPVWDEELCIYCGKCPFVCPHTAIRSKVFPASMAKNAPPTFKHIQVKGKEFEQGMHISYQVAPEDCTGCTLCVDICPAVSKVDGHKALEMRPQAALREQERENFKFFLTLPEFDRTKLRTSTIKGAMVMEPLFEFPTACIGCGETPYIRLASQLFGDRMVIANSTGCSSIYGGNLPTTPYSQNAEGRGPAWANSLFEDNAEFGLGFRVSIDKHAEHAGELLEKLKGRIDGALVDAILNADQTTEAGIFAQRERVEQLRQVLAGIDAAEARQLESLADYLAKKSVWIIGGDGWAYDIGFGGLDHVIATGRNVNILVLDTEVYSNTGGQASKATPRGAMAKFAAGGKHTGKKDLAQIAMSYGHVYVAHVAYGAKDIHTLKTFLEAESFDGPSLIIAYSPCGEHGYDLSKQHQQQELAVSSGHWPLFTFDPRREQEGKNPLKLDSQRPSVSYREFVQNEPRFRGLVKEMDSDGGEVLAFYENELQKRFAFYEQMAGVSSKGAETGVKKEPTET encoded by the coding sequence ATGTCTCAAGCACGTATGGTTACTCTCGACGGCAATGAAGCCGCTGCCTATATCGCCCATCTGACCAACGAGGTGATCGCGATTTATCCGATTACCCCTTCCTCGCCGATGGGGGAATACGCCGATGCCTGGTCGGCGGAGGGTGTCAAAAACCTGTGGGGTACTGTTCCGGAAGTGATCGAGATGCAGAGCGAGGGAGGCGCTGCTGGCGCTATTCACGGCGCATTGCAGACGGGTTCCCTGGCGACCACCTTTACCTCCTCGCAGGGTCTGCTGCTGATGATCCCCAACATGTACAAGATCGCCGGTGAGCTGACGCCTTTCGTGATGCACGTGGCAGCGCGCTCGCTGGCGGCGCAGGGCCTGTCTATTTTTGGCGACCACAGTGACGTGATGTCTGTTCGGGCCACCGGATTCGCTTTCCTTGCCTCCAATTCGGTGCAGGAAGCGATGGACATGGCGCTGATTGCCCAGGCTGCTACACTTGAATCGCGCGTGCCTATCCTGCATTTCTTCGACGGTTTCCGCACCTCGCACGAGGTGGCCAAGGTCGAGCAGGTGCCGGTCGAGGTAGTGCGCGCGATGATCGACGACAAGCTGGTATTCGCTCACCGCGCCCGCGCGCTGTCGCCAGACCATCCTGCGATTCGCGGCACGGCGCAGAACCCGGACGTGTACTTCCAGGCGCGCGAGACGGTCAATCTGTTCTATGACCGCATGCCGGAAATTGTGCAGAGAACCATGGACAAGTTCGCTGGATTGACCGGCCGCCAGTACCATCTGTATGAATACGTCGGTGCGCCAGATGCCGAGCGCGTGATGCTGTTGATGGGTTCCGGTGCAGAGGCGGCCGAGGAAACCGTAGACCACCTCAACGTTCACGGCGAGAAAGTGGGCATGGTGAAGGTGCGCTTGTATCGGCCATTTGCGGCGGATGAACTGCTCAAAGTCATTCCGGTCACGGCCAAGCACATTGCCGTGCTCGACCGTACCAAGGAGCCGGGTGCAGACGGCGAACCGCTTTATAAGGATGTAGTGACGGCAATTGCCGAATCCTGCGGGCACAGCGTTTGCCATTTTCCCGCCATGCCGCGTGTGGTCGGCGGGCGCTACGGCCTGTCTTCCAAGGAATTCACGCCGGGCATGATCAAGGGCGTATTCGACGAACTGAAAAAAGATCAGCCGAAAAACCATTTCACCATCGGCATCATCGACGATGTCACCCACACCAGCCTGGACTGGGACGCGGATTTCCGTACCGATGCCGGCCACGGCGTGAATCGCTGCGTGTTCTACGGTCTGGGAGCGGACGGCACGGTGGGCGCCAACAAGAACACCATCAAGATCCTGGGCGAGGAAACCGATCTCTATGGCCAGGGCTATTTTGTTTACGACTCGAAAAAGGCCGGTGCGGCGACCATTTCCCACTTGCGCTTCTCGCCCAAGGTTATCCATTCCCCCTACCTGATCGGTAACAACGAGGCCAACTTCGTCGGCTGTCACCAGCCGGTTTTCCTCGAACGCTACGACATGCTGAGTTCGGCTGCGGAAGGGGCGGTTTTCCTGCTCAATTCGCCGGAGCCGGCAGACAAGGTGTGGAACACCCTGACGCATACGATGCAGCAGCAGATCATCGACAAGAAGCTGGAGTTCTACGTCATCGATGCCTACGCCATCGCCAAGGCAACCGGCATGGGCAACCGCATCAACACCATCATGCAGACCTGCTTCTTCGCCATTTCCGGTGTGCTGCCGCGCGACTTGGCGATCGAGAAGATCAAGCATGCCGCCGAAAAATCGTACAGCAAGAAGGGCATGGAGGTGGTGGAAGCCAACTGGAAGGCGATCGACGAAACCATCGCCAACCTGCACCAGGTGGAAGTGCCGGCGCAGGCCACCAGTACCCACAAGATGCCGGAGACCGTGCCGGCCTTCGCTCCCGAGTTTGTCAAGAAGATCACTGCCGAAATCATGGCCGGCTATGGCGACCGACTGCCGGTCAGCGCGCTGCCCAACGATGGCACCTGGCCCACCGGCACTTCCCAGTGGGACAAGCGCAACCTGGCGCAGGAAATCCCGGTGTGGGACGAGGAATTGTGCATCTATTGCGGCAAGTGCCCATTCGTTTGTCCGCACACTGCCATCCGCTCCAAGGTTTTCCCGGCCAGCATGGCCAAGAACGCCCCTCCCACTTTCAAGCACATTCAGGTCAAGGGCAAGGAATTCGAGCAGGGTATGCACATCAGTTACCAGGTTGCGCCCGAAGACTGCACCGGTTGCACCTTGTGCGTGGATATTTGTCCGGCGGTTTCCAAGGTCGATGGCCACAAGGCGCTGGAAATGCGGCCGCAGGCTGCACTACGTGAACAGGAGCGCGAGAATTTCAAGTTCTTCCTGACGCTGCCGGAGTTCGATCGTACCAAGCTGCGCACCTCCACCATCAAGGGAGCGATGGTGATGGAGCCCTTGTTCGAATTCCCCACCGCCTGCATCGGTTGCGGAGAAACGCCCTACATCCGCCTCGCCAGCCAACTGTTCGGCGACCGCATGGTGATTGCCAACTCTACCGGTTGCTCCTCGATTTACGGCGGCAACTTGCCAACCACGCCCTACAGCCAGAACGCTGAAGGACGCGGCCCGGCCTGGGCGAACTCGCTGTTCGAAGATAACGCCGAATTCGGCCTGGGTTTCCGCGTCAGCATCGACAAGCATGCCGAGCATGCGGGTGAATTGCTGGAGAAGCTGAAGGGCCGTATCGACGGCGCGTTGGTGGATGCCATTCTTAATGCGGATCAGACCACGGAAGCCGGTATTTTCGCCCAGCGCGAGCGCGTCGAGCAGCTGCGCCAGGTTCTGGCCGGCATCGATGCAGCTGAGGCGCGGCAGCTGGAAAGCCTGGCCGATTACCTGGCGAAGAAAAGCGTGTGGATTATCGGCGGCGACGGCTGGGCCTACGACATTGGCTTCGGCGGTCTGGATCATGTCATCGCCACCGGTCGCAACGTCAATATCCTGGTGCTGGATACCGAGGTCTATTCCAACACCGGCGGCCAAGCCTCCAAGGCCACACCTCGCGGCGCCATGGCCAAGTTCGCCGCCGGCGGCAAGCACACCGGTAAGAAGGATCTGGCGCAGATCGCCATGAGCTACGGCCACGTCTACGTCGCCCATGTCGCCTATGGCGCGAAGGACATTCACACCCTGAAGACCTTCCTCGAAGCGGAATCCTTCGACGGACCGTCGCTGATCATTGCCTACAGTCCTTGCGGCGAGCACGGTTACGATCTGAGCAAGCAGCACCAGCAGCAGGAACTGGCGGTGAGCTCAGGTCATTGGCCGCTGTTCACCTTCGATCCGCGGCGCGAACAGGAAGGCAAGAATCCGCTCAAGCTGGATTCGCAGAGGCCGTCTGTGTCCTACCGCGAGTTCGTCCAGAACGAGCCGCGCTTCCGCGGACTGGTGAAGGAAATGGATAGTGACGGCGGGGAAGTGCTGGCGTTTTACGAGAATGAACTGCAGAAGCGCTTCGCTTTTTATGAGCAGATGGCGGGCGTTTCCAGCAAGGGGGCCGAAACTGGCGTAAAGAAGGAACCAACTGAAACCTGA